One region of Purpureocillium takamizusanense chromosome 4, complete sequence genomic DNA includes:
- the VMA1_3 gene encoding H(+)-transporting V1 sector ATPase subunit A (BUSCO:EOG09261225~COG:C~EggNog:ENOG503Q3J7) has protein sequence MQPGLRPRLQTRPSLLDLIRHRRSDSVSSTVSAPVLSATTPTGSAQQQPPRPRLGSFSASFVGALPSATSSPPQSPAAPADSNPWNPPAPLLLLRPPRSPSPPPPPPVAAVELPLPISPLSTSSPSTPPLSPQQPPSPTLPSPSSSSSCADSSPSSCANPAPDPAPLSKMPPKANKADGEALHGGKIYSISGPVVIAEEMIGVAMYELVKVGHDNLVGEVIRINGDQASIQVYEETAGLMVGDPVTRTGKPLSVELGPGLLNGILDGIQRPLADIADVAKTIYIPRGISVPALDRNKKWAFTPTMKVGDHVSGGDVWGTVFENSFISTHRIIFPPRARGTITKIAAKGEYTVAENILEVEFDGKKIEYPMMQSWPVRVPRPSTEKLAAEEPFVVGQRVLDALFPGVQGGTIAIPGAFGCGKTVISQSVSKFSNSDVIVYVGCGERGNEMAEVLKDFPELTIDVDGRKEPIMKRTTLIANTSNMPVAAREASIYTGITVAEYFRDQGLNVAMMADSTSRWAEALRELSGRLGEMPADQGFPAYLSAKLASFYERAGRVQTLGSPERKGSVSIVGAVSPPGGDFSDPVTSSTLSIVQVFWGLDKKLAQRKHFPSINTSVSYSKYTSVLDKYYEKEFPEFPRLRDRIKQLLSDSEELDQVVQLVGKSALSDPDKITLDLAVLLKEDFLQQNGYSDYDQFCPMWKTEWMMKLMVGYHDESQKAIAQGQSWAKVREATSDLQAKLRQLKFEVPGDGEEAITKKYEAIQQEMMDKFASVMDE, from the exons ATGCAGCCCGGACTTCGGCCCCGTCTCCAGACACGCCCTTCCTTGTTGGACCTCATCCGCCACAGGAGGAGCGACTCGGTGTCGTCGACCGTCTCTGCGCCCGTGCTCTCCGCTACTACCCCTACGGGCTCGGCTCAGCAGcaacctccccgcccgcgcctgggCTCCTTCAGCGCCTCGTTTGTTGGTGCGCTGCCCAGCGCTACATCATCGCCTCCACAGTCGCCAGCGGCCCCTGCTGACTCCAACCCGTGGAACccacccgcgccgctgctactgctgcgTCCGCCccggtcgccgtcgccgccgccgccgcctcctgtcGCAGCTGTCGAGCTGCCTCTGCCAATCTCTCCACTCTCAACTTCATCTCCCTCAACTCCTCCGCTGTCGCCCCAGCagcctccgtcgccgaccctGCCCTCcccttcgtcctcttcgtcctgcgCCGACAGCTCTCCCTCGTCCTGTGCCAACCCTGCGCCCGACCCTGCGCCGCTTTCCAAGATGCCGCCT AAAGCGAACAaggccgatggcgaggcccTCCATGGCG GCAAAATCTACTCAATTTCCGG ccccgtcgtcatcgccgaggaGATGATCGGCGTTGCCATGTACGAGCTG GTCAAAGTAGGCCACGATAACCTTGTCGGCGAAGTCATTCGAATCAACGGCGACCAGGCCTCTATCCAGGTCTACGAGGAAACAG CCGGCCTCATGGTTGGTGACCCCGTCACTCGCACCGGCAAGCCCCTCTCCGTCGAACTTGGCCCCGGCCTCCTCAATGGCATTCTGGACGGAATCCAACGACCGCTCGCCGACATTGCCGATGTAGCCAAGACCATCTACATTCCCCGTGGCATCTCCGTccccgccctcgaccgcaaCAAGAAGTGGGCGTTCACGCCTACCATGAAGGTCGGCGACCacgtcagcggcggcgacgtctgggGCACCGTCTTCGAGAACTCGTTCATCTCGACACACAGAATTATTTTCCCACCCCGCGCCCGAggcaccatcaccaagaTTGCTGCAAAGGGCGAGTACACCGTTGCCGAGAAcatcctcgaggtcgagttcgacggcaagaagatCGAGTATCCTATGATGCAGTCATGGCCCGTCCGAGTACCCCGACCCTCCAccgagaagctcgccgccgaggagcccttcgtcgtcggccagcgcgtCCTGGATGCCCTGTTCCCCGGTGTCCAGGGTGGCACCATTGCCATCCCCGGTGCTTTCGGCTGCGGCAAGACTGTCATCAGTCAATCCGTCTCCAAGTTCTCCAACAGCGACGTCATCGTCTACGTGGGCTGCGGCGAACGCGGCAACGAAATGGCTGAAGTGTTGAAGGACTTCCCGGAGCTGACGATTGATGTCGATGGCCGCAAGGAGCCCATCATGAAGCGCACGACCCTCATCGCCAACACATCCAACATGCCCGTGGCCGCCCGAGAAGCGTCCATCTACACTGGTATTACGGTCGCCGAGTATTTCCGTGACCAGGGTCTTAacgtggccatgatggctgactcgacgtcgcgatgggccgaggcgctgcgagAACTGTCGGGTCGTCTGGGAGAAATGCCTGCTGACCAGGGTTTCCCTGCTTACCTGAGTGCCAAGCTCGCCTCCTTCTAcgagcgagctggccgcGTGCAGACATTGGGCTCGCCCGAGCGCAAGGGCAGTgtcagcatcgtcggcgccgtcagccCCCCTGGTGGTGACTTTTCGGATCCCGTCACGTCGTCCACCCTCAGCATCGTGCAAGTCTTTTGGGGTCTCGACAAGAAGCTGGCGCAGCGCAAGCACTTCCCCTCTATCAACACTAGCGTCTCCTACTCCAAGTACACGAGCGTGCTCGACAAGTACTACGAAAAGGAGTTCCCCGAGTTCCCGAGACTGCGTGACCGAATCAAGCAGCTGCTGTCCGACTCGGAGGAGCTGGATCAGGTGGTGCAGCTGGTCGGCAAGAGCGCGCTGTCGGACCCGGACAAGATCACGCTGGACCTGGCGGTCCTGCTCAAGGAGGACTTTTTGCAGCAGAACGGCTACTCAGACTACGACCAGTTCTGCCCCATGTGGAAGACGGAGTGGATGATGAAGCTCATGGTCGGGTACCACGACGAGTCGCAAAAGGCCATTGCGCAGGGTCAGAGCTGGGCTAAGGTCCGCGAGGCCACGAGCGATCTCCAGGCGAAGCTGCGGCAGCTCAAGTTTGAGGTGCCCGgagatggcgaggaggccatcaCCAAGAAG TACGAGGCTATTCAGCAGGAGATGATGGACAAGTTTGCGTCGGTGATGGACGAGTAG
- a CDS encoding uncharacterized protein (COG:S~EggNog:ENOG503NWG1) → MSEELLDEVEALNSIYGEGTLIHDDNDDASASANGSFEGPDPNRESVYVLRLPGGASSLRLGFSQAYPATAPPSVLGTEHSSGGVRGAGARDLALFRDVLGRAYEPGAVCLFDAMEEFARVRAEEEEEEAKGEGGGEEGRGGGAATHGEGAEKGEGEEEDDGEGEGGGAAMRRRRRGGIEQAGDAGDGGGGGDDDEEDEARVLASMEAPPWVRSEPITENKSTFVSHVARVTSPRQARLYLSHLLASDKRIRSATHNISAWRIRGGDSNNTNTNNNTTATKASNASNNSKEKSSGGSSSARAAPAAPAAVVYQDCDDDGETAAGSRLLHLMQVMELWDAMVVVTRWYGGVKLGPRRFAVINAAARDGFVRAGMVAEGGGGGGGSRDKDKDRKKGR, encoded by the coding sequence ATgtcggaggagctgctcgacgaggtcgaagcCCTCAACTCCATTTACGGCGAGGGCACGCTGAtccacgacgacaacgacgacgcctccgcctccgccaacGGCTCCTTCGAGGGCCCGGACCCAAACCGGGAATCCGTCTACGTGCTCCGGCTGCCCGGCGGGGCGTCGAGTCTCCGGCTGGGCTTCTCACAGGCGTAcccagcgacggcgccgccctcggtgcTCGGCACGGAGCActcgtcgggcggcgtccggggcgcgggggcgcGCGACCTGGCGCTGTTCCGGGACGTGCTGGGGCGGGCGTACGAGCCGGGCGCGGTGTGCCTTTTCGATGCGATGGAGGAGTTTGCAAGGGTGAgggcagaggaggaggaggaggaagcaaagggtgagggaggaggagaggaaggaagaggagggggtGCGGCCACGcacggggagggggccgagaagggagagggggaggaggaggatgatggcgagggagagggcggcggggccgcgaTGCGAAGAAGGCGTCGTGGTGGTATTGAACAGGCCGGTGATgctggtgacggtggtggtggtggtgatgatgacgaagaggacgaggcgagggtcCTCGCGTCCATGGAGGCCCCGCCGTGGGTGCGCTCCGAGCCCATCACGGAGAACAAGTCGACCTTTGTCTCGCACGTCGCGCGCGTCACGTCCCCCCGCCAGGCACGGCTGTACCTCTCGCACCTCCTCGCGTCGGACAAGCGCATCCGCAGCGCGACGCACAATATCAGCGCGTGGCggatccgcggcggcgacagcaacaacaccaacaccaacaacaacactACCGCCACCAAAGCTAGCAAcgccagcaacaacagcaaggagaagagcagcggcggcagcagcagcgcgagggcagcaccggcggcaccggcggcggtggtgtaCCAAgactgcgacgacgacggcgagacggcggccgggtcgcGGCTGCTGCACCTGATGCAGGTGATGGAGCTGTGGgacgccatggtggtggtgacgcggTGGTACGGCGGCGTGAAGCTGGGCCCGAGGCGGTTTGCCGTCAtcaacgcggcggcgagggatgGGTtcgtgcgggcgggcatggtggccgaggggggtggtggtggcggtggtagtagagacaaggacaaggataGGAAGAAGGGCCGGTGA
- a CDS encoding uncharacterized protein (TransMembrane:1 (n2-10c14/15o24-43i)~EggNog:ENOG503NYA3~COG:S) has translation MNAQISFLDGTFTLIHVPLDLYSALLQPILRVLLPQTQSLDALRETVECALEGLTTENQHGFLNISVTPIECSIVCHSTWADKVFQPVIDALPGEQARTVTVFKDTYMVLSVISAGLEAAGRVMELSSPLALAGIPIFFITTYYSDFILVPSKARHSVIKALSERGFELSENQSNFVNSSSSYAAYGRKNSASSSAGSPPPGTPPPSDAQELQTRTFDLMQKRNVTPYVDDGLQLVQCSGREISQLADVYGHRLSVGRQTHHPPERRNSWIENVDTKLYTSIISALVSRPRFLSLTLAQDDPPSLLLDRKLLPLFGDSIVGDTDSNFVPIFLDLVNLPSEVTGIVCGVAGRLVEDMHLTETFELSYLSTARAGAVILTEEQSTRALAILAPLLKTEDD, from the exons ATGAATGCCCAGATATCTTTTCTG GATGGGACCTTTACCCTCATCCACGTCCCCCTAGACCTGTACTCGGCCCTCCTGCAGCCCATCCTCCGCGTGCTCCTCCCGCAGACAcagagcctcgacgccctccgcGAGACCGTCGAGTGCGCCCTCGAAGGCCTCACCACGGAAAACCAGCATGGCTTCCTCAACATCAGCGTCACGCCAATCGAGTGCTCCATCGTCTGCCACTCGACCTGGGCCGACAAGGTCTTCCAgcccgtcatcgacgccctgcccggcgagcaggcccgGACCGTCACCGTCTTCAAGGACACGTACATGGTCCTCTCCGTCATCAGCGCcgggctcgaggccgccggcaggGTCATGGAGCTGAGCTcgcccctcgccctggccggcatccccatcttcttcatcacgACCTACTACTCCGacttcatcctcgtccccTCCAAGGCCCGGCACAGCGTCATCAAGGCGCTGTCCGAGAGGGGCTTCGAGCTCTCCGAGAACCAGTCCAACTTTGtcaactcgtcgtcgtcgtacgcCGCGTACGGCCGCAAGAACTCGgcaagctcctcggccggctcccccccgcccggcaccccgccgccctcggacgCCCAGGAGCTGCAGACGCGGACCTTTGACCTGATGCAGAAGCGCAACGTCACGCCctacgtcgacgacggcctgcagctgGTGCAGTGCTCGGGGCGCGAAATCtcccagctcgccgacgtctACGGGCACCGGCTGTCCGTGGGCCGCCAGACGCACCACCCGCCCGAGCGGCGCAACAGCTGGATCGAAAACGTCGACACCAAGCTGTACACGAGCATCATCTCGGCCCTCGTGTCGCGGCCCCGCTTCCTGTCCCTCACGCTGGCCCAGGACgacccgccgtcgctgctgctcgaccggaagctgctgcccctctTTGGCGActccatcgtcggcgacacGGACAGCAACTTTGTGCCCAtcttcctcgacctcgtcaacctGCCCTCGGAGGTGACGGGCATCGTgtgcggcgtcgccggccgcctcgtcgaggacatgCACCTCACCGAGACGTTTGAGCTGTCGTATCTGTCcacggcgcgcgccggcgccgtcattctcaccgaggagcagtccacgcgggcgctggcgatATTGGCACCGCTGCTGAAGACGGAGGACGACTGA
- a CDS encoding uncharacterized protein (EggNog:ENOG503NYA3~COG:S) yields MVLSVISAGLEAAGRVMELSSPLALAGIPIFFITTYYSDFILVPSKARHSVIKALSERGFELSENQSNFVNSSSSYAAYGRKNSASSSAGSPPPGTPPPSDAQELQTRTFDLMQKRNVTPYVDDGLQLVQCSGREISQLADVYGHRLSVGRQTHHPPERRNSWIENVDTKLYTSIISALVSRPRFLSLTLAQDDPPSLLLDRKLLPLFGDSIVGDTDSNFVPIFLDLVNLPSEVTGIVCGVAGRLVEDMHLTETFELSYLSTARAGAVILTEEQSTRALAILAPLLKTEDD; encoded by the coding sequence ATGGTCCTCTCCGTCATCAGCGCcgggctcgaggccgccggcaggGTCATGGAGCTGAGCTcgcccctcgccctggccggcatccccatcttcttcatcacgACCTACTACTCCGacttcatcctcgtccccTCCAAGGCCCGGCACAGCGTCATCAAGGCGCTGTCCGAGAGGGGCTTCGAGCTCTCCGAGAACCAGTCCAACTTTGtcaactcgtcgtcgtcgtacgcCGCGTACGGCCGCAAGAACTCGgcaagctcctcggccggctcccccccgcccggcaccccgccgccctcggacgCCCAGGAGCTGCAGACGCGGACCTTTGACCTGATGCAGAAGCGCAACGTCACGCCctacgtcgacgacggcctgcagctgGTGCAGTGCTCGGGGCGCGAAATCtcccagctcgccgacgtctACGGGCACCGGCTGTCCGTGGGCCGCCAGACGCACCACCCGCCCGAGCGGCGCAACAGCTGGATCGAAAACGTCGACACCAAGCTGTACACGAGCATCATCTCGGCCCTCGTGTCGCGGCCCCGCTTCCTGTCCCTCACGCTGGCCCAGGACgacccgccgtcgctgctgctcgaccggaagctgctgcccctctTTGGCGActccatcgtcggcgacacGGACAGCAACTTTGTGCCCAtcttcctcgacctcgtcaacctGCCCTCGGAGGTGACGGGCATCGTgtgcggcgtcgccggccgcctcgtcgaggacatgCACCTCACCGAGACGTTTGAGCTGTCGTATCTGTCcacggcgcgcgccggcgccgtcattctcaccgaggagcagtccacgcgggcgctggcgatATTGGCACCGCTGCTGAAGACGGAGGACGACTGA
- a CDS encoding uncharacterized protein (SECRETED:SignalP(1-18~SECRETED:cutsite=VLA-HP~SECRETED:prob=0.6761)), with amino-acid sequence MVSAKLLGLLAASAAVLAHPTDRPLCADGQTPDTTDGFPACVPQPDAINSVQGHHLPVEMADDLVRRQGRRPPAKLNPRDPPAGGDEAPELINQMKKLLGKIEEEEWDTIVLRGRLDQTPQPASVLQKFVDKFASDEKYHDLERAMKSIAGASFMDRLAFDIRKNFAAADSELNNLLAISNKLLNTPVGDDVKQENKELADAAADKLDNIDKAAEDADSKVEQYHGDAIARIKDVLLDPLLPIKLTFAGPRATVTPNNVELYRLARSEAWYRFYAEVFAEYIAREADKYCDEATTAGTNSIDEFNALYTKVFETAHAYAAAADNTRVELKEEVGKFDGDRSPLTEYVGKLLSSLPEVPESVTNMKAAKERANKCHDQTTSTSTTTAATSTETEDAVKTTSTETKDATSHETTKTTEAGDKSTTTTTQTTTMTVTSEIVSANGTSSAPAITTTAGPESVEDECIEETTASSMSMGHSESTHDEHTASATATATTENEDECVEDEVTTTASTPGSVTATSQASKPTNTKAGVPAGVDADEDHVEKDETATTTLTATGEAAKASSTKAAVPAGDDADEDCVEEDDAATSTATATGEAAKPSSTKAAVPAADDDDDDEDCIEEDDESISMSLNHSESTDIEHTEHHSVTSIEEEEEDCDEEEEEEAITTTATATGEAAKPTNTKAAVPTEDDDEDDDEDCIDEDDLEHGFSYYESSSITNVTNVNITNITNMITLICESTAPGSRCIRRPDDEKRPEEGTLPKTSTGIERPATPTSTTSTKTVDAGLEATGVVIMCSSVTTESVCVCQQETSVSTSTSVNISTTQINVVLDCAAGSDCTVNKTFESPIPEEGKPGNAVTPPALPASSEHGKVVVPTATSVEHGPTSTSGAGQQQPTKGPAGEPSPASVPKTGDSGSSPQAPSNKEADDADVPSDEGRPGSPSGNGGARPGPVTPGTNATTPASAGSSPVKPDAGSSRPAHDDETPRPGNAPASGDASAPSGGDSGSRPSGDNAAGQGPTKPLTPPAPMDKTAPVSPAGEPGSDAPGSSPATPPVIVSGASHARPFLSTLAAAILAFMLS; translated from the coding sequence ATGGTCTCTGCaaagctcctcggcctcctggCCGCCTCTGCAGCCGTCCTCGCTCACCCGACGGACCGGCCGCTCTGTGCCGACGGCCAGACCCCGGATACCACCGACGGGTTTCCGGCATGTGTCCCACAGCCCGACGCCATCAACAGCGTGCAGGGACACCATCTCCCTGTTGAGATGGCCGATGACCTCGTCCGGCGTCAgggacgacgcccgccggctaAGCTCAACCCTCGCGACCCTCCCGCAGGAGGCGATGAAGCGCCCGAGTTAATCAATCAAATGAAGAAGTTGTTGGGCAAGATCGAAGAAGAGGAATGGGATACAATTGTCTTGAGGGGGAGACTTGACCAAACTCCGCAACCCGCTTCAGTCTTGCAAAAATTCGTCGACAAATTTGCATCCGACGAAAAGTATCACGATCTGGAAAGAGCGATGAAGTCGATAGCGGGTGCCTCATTCATGGACCGCCTTGCTTTTGATATCAGGAAAAACTTTGCCGCTGCAGACTCCGAACTCAACAATCTCTTGGCGATATCAAACAAGTTGTTGAACACGCCTGTGGGCGATGACGTGAAACAAGAAAACAAGGAACTAGCGGATGCAGCGGCGGATAAGTTGGACAACATCGACAAGGCGGCAGAGGACGCAGACTCCAAGGTCGAACAATATCACGGAGACGCTATCGCCCGCATCAAGGATGTTTTGCTGGATCCTTTGCTCCCTATAAAACTGACTTTTGCGGGTCCCAGAGCAACAGTCACGCCAAATAACGTTGAGCTATACAGGCTCGCCAGGTCCGAGGCTTGGTACCGGTTCTACGCGGAGGTGTTCGCCGAGTACATTGCCAGGGAGGCCGACAAATATTGCGACGAAGCAACCACAGCTGGTACCAACAGCATCGACGAATTCAACGCATTGTATACGAAAGTATTCGAGACGGCACACGCTTAtgccgcagcggccgacAACACTCGTGTGGAATTGAAAGAGGAAGTGGGAAAATTCGACGGGGACCGTAGCCCGTTGACCGAGTACGTTGGAAAGTTGTTGTCCAGCTTGCCCGAGGTTCCTGAGTCGGTTACGAACATGAAGGCTGCCAAGGAGAGGGCAAACAAGTGCCATGATCAGACAACTTCTACGAGCACGACTACCGCTGCAACTAGCACCGAGACTGAGGATGCCGTCAAGACCACGTCGACCGAGACTAAGGATGCTACCTCACATGAGACTACGAAGACCACGGAGGCTGGTGACAAgtcaaccaccaccaccactcaaACTACCACCATGACTGTCACTTCAGAGATCGTCTCTGCGAATGGTACGTCAAGTGCTCCGGCTATCACGACCACGGCTGGGCCTGAAAGTGTGGAGGACGAATGTATCGAAGAGACGACTGCTTCTAGCATGTCCATGGGTCACTCCGAGTCCACCCATGATGAGCATACAGCCAGTGCCACCGCCACAGCTACTACTGAGAACGAGGATGAatgcgtcgaggacgaggtgacCACGACGGCCTCTACCCCGGGTTCGGTAACTGCCACGTCCCAAGCCTCCAAGCCGACAAACACCAAGGCCGGTGTCCCGGCCGGGGTTGACGCTGACGAGGACCACGTCGAGAAGGATGAGACGGCCACGACTACTTTGACTGCCACTGGCGAGGCCGCTAAGGCGTCGAGCACCAAGGCCGCTGTCCCTGCCGGGGATGATGCTGACGAGGACTGCGTCGAAGAGGATGACGCGGCCACATCTACTGCAACCGCCACTGGCGAGGCCGCTAAGCCGTCAAGCACCAAGGCCGCTGTTCCAGCCGcggatgacgatgacgatgacgaggattgcatcgaggaggacgatgagTCCATCTCCATGTCTCTGAACCACTCTGAATCCACCGATATTGAACATACAGAGCATCACAGCGTCACCTCtatcgaggaggaggaggaggattgcgacgaggaagaggaagaggaggcgaTCACGACTACTGCAACCGCCACTGGCGAGGCCGCTAAGCCGACTAACACCAAGGCTGCTGTTCCAActgaggatgacgatgaggatgacgatgaggactGCATCGATGAGGACGATCTGGAACATGGCTTCAGCTACTACGAGTCCAGCTCCATCACCAACGTGACAAATGTCAACATCACCAACATCACCAACATGATCACTCTCATTTGCGAGTCGACAGCCCCTGGATCGCGTTGCATCCGCCGACCCGACGATGAGAAGCGACCGGAAGAGGGTACTCTCCCCAAGACCAGCACCGGAATCGAGCGTCCCGCGACCCCCacgtccaccacctccaccaagACTGtggacgccggcctcgaggcaaCTGGTGTGGTGATCATGTGCAGCTCGGTGACCACCGAGTCTGTCTGTGTCTGCCAGCAAGAGACTAGCGTGTCGACTTCGACGTCTGTCAATATCTCTACGACCCAGATCAATGTCGTGCTcgactgcgccgccggctcagACTGCACAGTCAACAAGACGTTTGAGAGCCCTATCCCTGAGGAAGGCAAGCCCGGCAACGCTGTTACCCCCCCTGCTCTTCCCGCCTCGAGCGAGCACGGCAAGGTCGTTGTCCCTACTGCTACCTCTGTTGAGCATGGTCCGACCTCCACCTCTGGAGCtggtcagcagcagccgaccAAGGGCCCCGCGGGAGAGCCCAGCCCTGCTTCCGTACCGAAGACTGGCGACTCTGGGTCTAGCCCTCAGGCTCCCTCCAACAAGGAggctgatgatgctgatgtgccgagcgacgagggccgtcCGGGTTCCCCGTCTGGCAATGGAGGCGCTCGTCCTGGCCCCGTCACCCCGGGTACCAATGCTACCACTCCCGCGTCTGCAGGATCTTCTCCCGTCAAGCCAGACGCGGGAAGCAGCCGTCcggcccacgacgacgagacgcccCGGCCGGGCAATGCTCCGGCTTCCGGGGATGCCTCGGCCCCGTCTGGAGGTGACAGTGGCTCCCGTCCCAgcggcgacaacgccgcTGGCCAGGGCCCGACAAAGCCCCTCACCCCTCCTGCTCCGATGGACAAGACTGCACCAGTCTCCCCAGCGGGCGAGCCCGGTTCTGATGCACCTGGTTCATCCCCTGCGACGCCCCCCGTCATCGTGAGCGGTGCGTCGCACGCCAGGCCCTTCCTGTCCACACTTGCTGCCGCCATTTTGGCCTTTATGCTGTCCTGA
- a CDS encoding uncharacterized protein (EggNog:ENOG503NTZM~TransMembrane:1 (o604-622i)~COG:A), with translation MPPARPLPFVGDFSSPDEYVETLLRFARTTDIFQILCGGVHILDFFTSEPGLFHAALPPEWHRFLLSQDIMRLLDLFMRDDLDTLDFEDGNGPPESLLRYIRSIRDLSMERRFHTPAAELPVLPRTVSVGMKPKKIHEVASFASYLTRLSDDIQASSSTTTTGEEGARDAGITHFVDFGSGQNYLGRALASEPYNRRVVAVEGRENNVAGARVLDRLSGLAVKQKVMRNKKLWNQILEVRGADKEDDPDALAAAVKQVAGADAFDFRPMDQLGWTYSVDESKGQVQYVSGRLDSGDLAEVIAKIDCGCSSPEDGLPTHQDAESERRRRQEQLRLMAISIHSCGNLSHFGIRSLVLNPSIRAVAIVGCCYNLMTERLGPPTYKHTYLRPSLQALNGRVFSESDRRDPQGFPMSERFATTRAGSKDADGKDGDAGVRLNITARMMACQAPQNWSRADSEAFFTRHFFRAVLQKIFLDRGVVSRIYHRQSPSRSAAASKDKDEDKDGERGNEEDEEGGTPPPAATQPRHRSRGPFDCSTNPVTIGSLRKSCYGSLRSYVRGAIDKLTTSSDHKQYADVMRDKMAGITDEEIDAYEAAYLPRRKELCVIWSLMAFSATVVEALIVADRWTYLMEQTDIVEQAWVEAVFDYKESPRNLVVVGVKKQGA, from the coding sequence atgccgccagcgcgccccCTGCCCTTTGTCGGCGACTTCTCCTCGCCCGACGAGTAcgtcgagacgctgctgcgcttcGCCCGCACCACGGACATCTTCCAGAtcctctgcggcggcgtccacaTCCTCGACTTCTTCACCTCGGAGCCGGGGCTCTtccacgccgccctgccgccggaATGGCACCGCTTCCTGCTGTCGCAGGACATTATGCGCCTCCTGGACTTGTTCATGCGAGACGACCTCGACACGCTAGACTTTGAGGATGGAAACGGGCCGCCAGAGAGCTTGTTACGGTACATACGCTCCATCCGCGACCTGTCCATGGAGCGCCGCTTTcacacgcccgccgcggagcTGCCCGTCCTCCCGCGGACCGTCTCCGTAGGCATGAAGCCCAAGAAGATTCATGAAGTCGCCAGCTTCGCGTCATACCTCACTCGCCTGTCAGATGACATCCAagcgtcctcctcgacaacaacaactggcgaggaaggcgccCGCGACGCTGGCATCACGCACTTTGTCGACTTTGGGAGCGGCCAAAACTACCTCGGCCGCGCTCTCGCCAGTGAACCATACAAcaggcgcgtcgtcgccgtcgagggtcGCGAGAACAACGTCGCCGGtgcgcgcgtcctcgaccgcctTTCCGGCCTGGCCGTCAAGCAAAAAGTCATGCGCAACAAGAAGCTCTGGAACCAGATCCTCGAGGTCCGTGGTGCCGACAAGGAGGATGACCCCGACGCCCTGGCTGCGGCTGTGAAACAGGTCGCCGGTGCTGACGCGTTTGATTTCCGGCCCATGGACCAGCTCGGGTGGACATACTCGGTCGACGAGAGCAAGGGCCAGGTCCAATACGTGTCGGGCCGgctcgacagcggcgacctcgccgaggtcATCGCCAAAATCGACTGTGGGTGTTCCTCCCCCGAAGACGGACTACCAACGCATCAAGATGCggagagcgagcggcggcggcgacaggagCAGCTGAGGCTCATGGCCATATCCATCCACTCGTGCGGCAACCTCTCGCACTTTGGCATCCGCTCCCTGGTCCTCAACCCGTCGAtacgcgccgtcgccatcgtcggctgCTGCTACAACCTCATGACGGAGCGCCTCGGGCCCCCGACGTACAAGCACACCTACCtgcgcccctccctccaggCCCTCAACGGCCGCGTCTTCAGCGAGTCGGACCGCCGCGACCCGCAGGGCTTCCCCATGAGCGAGCGGTTCGCAACGacccgcgccggcagcaaggatgccgacggcaaggacggcgatgccggcgtgCGGCTCAACATCACCGCCCGCATGATGGCGTGCCAGGCGCCCCAGAACTGGTCCCGCGCCGACAGCGAGGCCTTTTTCACGCGGCACTTTttccgcgccgtcctgcagAAGATTTTCCTCGATCGCGGCGTCGTGAGCCGCATCTACCACCGCCAGTCCCCTTCTCGCTCTGCAGCAGCCTCaaaggacaaggacgaggacaaggacggggAGCGCGGgaacgaggaggacgaggaaggagggacaccgccgccggccgcgacccAGCCGCGCCACCGCTCCCGCGGGCCGTTCGACTGCAGCACCAACCCCGTCACCATCGGCTCCCTGCGCAAGTCGTGCTACGGCTCGCTGCGGAGCTACgtgcgcggcgccatcgacaagctgacgacgagcagcgacCACAAGCAGTACGCGGACGTGATGCGCGACAAGATGGCGGGCatcaccgacgaggagattGACGCCTACGAGGCGGCGTACCTGCCGCGCCGCAAGGAGCTGTGCGTGATCTGGAGCCTCATGGCCTTTagcgccaccgtcgtcgaggcgctcatcgtcgccgaccgcTGGACGTACCTCATGGAGCAGACGGACATCGTCGAGCAAGCGTGGGTCGAGGCCGTGTTCGACTACAAGGAAAGCCCGAGGAACCTGGTTGTCGTGGGCGTCAAGAAGCAGGGGGCGTAG